In Phreatobacter stygius, a genomic segment contains:
- a CDS encoding calcium-binding protein produces the protein MATYDYTQPQLNEKLSSTGTFSEADVDAILKGLEDGGVFAAGSTAGELGRGESLFIGDPSQSDDEEFLLYEGDPTGPVNITGDNKYVIFETTNNVEANITVSGSTVVATGAGDDVITSHGASADYIVAGDGENVVNTGAGADTVISGSGNDTVDAGAGNDWVSTGDGDDLIAGGSGNDTLLGGAGDDTVSGGSGNDSIETGSGDNSVEAGSGDDSVLGGSGNDTISGGSGDDSITTGGGDNSVDAGSGNDSVLGGSGNDTIFGGAGDDTLIGGGGDNVIDGGSGADVITGFSGNDSLLGGSGNDNFYSNTEGGILGHDTIFGGSGSDTIYIDHLESDIAEGGLVVSGSSTEITFNNGDTLKIFDVEQIVFKTTH, from the coding sequence ATGGCAACTTACGACTACACCCAACCCCAGTTGAATGAAAAATTGAGTTCAACCGGGACGTTTTCTGAAGCTGATGTTGATGCCATCCTGAAGGGTCTGGAAGACGGCGGCGTATTTGCTGCCGGAAGTACGGCGGGCGAACTTGGCCGTGGGGAAAGCCTTTTCATCGGCGATCCCTCTCAGTCGGATGACGAGGAATTCCTTCTTTACGAAGGTGATCCGACTGGGCCGGTCAATATCACCGGCGACAACAAGTACGTCATCTTTGAAACCACCAATAACGTCGAAGCGAACATCACCGTATCGGGCTCCACGGTTGTGGCGACCGGTGCAGGCGATGACGTCATCACCAGCCATGGCGCGAGCGCTGACTACATCGTCGCCGGTGACGGCGAGAACGTGGTCAACACTGGGGCCGGGGCCGATACGGTCATTTCCGGCTCAGGCAATGACACCGTCGATGCCGGTGCAGGAAACGATTGGGTCTCGACCGGCGACGGCGACGACCTGATCGCGGGTGGCAGCGGCAATGACACGCTGCTCGGCGGCGCCGGCGACGATACCGTCAGCGGCGGCTCGGGCAACGACTCCATCGAGACGGGGTCGGGCGACAACAGCGTCGAGGCCGGAAGCGGCGATGACTCGGTGCTCGGCGGTTCGGGCAATGACACCATCAGCGGTGGCTCGGGCGACGACAGCATCACCACTGGCGGCGGCGACAACAGCGTCGATGCCGGCAGCGGCAACGACTCGGTGCTCGGTGGTTCGGGCAACGACACCATCTTCGGCGGCGCCGGCGACGACACTCTCATTGGTGGCGGCGGCGACAATGTCATCGATGGCGGTTCCGGTGCTGACGTGATCACGGGCTTCAGCGGCAATGATTCGCTGCTTGGTGGCTCTGGTAACGACAACTTCTACAGCAACACCGAAGGCGGTATTCTCGGTCACGACACCATCTTCGGTGGCTCGGGCAGCGATACCATCTACATCGATCATCTCGAGAGCGATATCGCAGAAGGCGGATTGGTCGTGTCTGGTTCCTCGACCGAGATCACCTT